In the genome of Amia ocellicauda isolate fAmiCal2 chromosome 3, fAmiCal2.hap1, whole genome shotgun sequence, one region contains:
- the LOC136746773 gene encoding uncharacterized protein LOC136746773: MQPKMPESCAAVNCTPCAEQSGVAFFRFPQDPVRCKQWLDNCRRPDLEQKTPEQLHKLYKLCARHFEPSLICTNSTLRTVLRQDAVPTIFDFTSHLTNPQNCNRKRIRDVEEVLIVKKPKDDGSCTPPEEMGENSAACELEHDACREEEPSFSKAKETLKLYFKETLAFTGFSIRSNANTGESLESHAGLSRLNSVCGDKIDQKEVLQVGEECMLDEIRNSLRSARFFSVLLEDVASIDGKDLIPVFIRSVTVAGFPQKHLMGFLPSEVDAETLAYMLLSAVRNKWGLRMEHCRGLTYLTSGCISQKMKDVASRILRDFPQVVLTPSDPYAFNVWLIRCMPIESIQKVVNTVEEVAALLRTSSVLQKKLDEEIVRVYGHVKGEVDRIREARQVHWEYGADAFQTMLDLLEPFIRCVTREVNDKEDMENAERIVKLKLVLNDFNFIITLVVLKNTLCCVSILNPSLKGTISISSTLQFTISNALKLLSKQMQEIAICHRKWFTEACTRAKKLGVEVTLPENSEKPPEGEEQKLQTSLEDFYRAEVSTQILQYLIQEVKQVFSSEMVRILRWLTLVPSYMADHNFSIRRDKVADANLNNLARPDSFYDELGCWEVKWKHASKRRILPTTVFGTLKIPDIEFYPNVQSLLKVLGTIPCVNVEADVYGQYDMVLERYHSYLRATLPQERHSNMTFVFVNQDVHFSVEDMVDVYVEKHPGILKLLHTEEEPAEPQLTVAEDNEKCVLKEEVDEPEIMAVVVQGESTELSGSAEEDQETLKSALKSVVKMVCGSQSTQGSEVGAEPEKEEVLNCVPKSQMKEILAACEDVMREGILMEVGNSYFSLFIDRVVTFGEKDYLPLFLRFVDNFDIMRLELMCFVDADLDSGTLFDRLYSTIVDKWRLDWTYCRGQAYLGSGKVAWKLKAFASKILETYPLAICTHCSCYSFNIWWSKSIPVPAICRALDTVEEIILFFSSSPILEKQLDQVIALGLRESYEKVQELQGTFCAQWLEKHDTYEVLVQMLEALVECLEKIRIDKQQRWKSTVSEQAGRLLGTIRDFDFIVSMVALKNVSSFTKELSAGLQKDHFTAATQLCQINGILSTLNRVKTAIKVFHQNWFDEACTLALSLSVQIKVPEGASVSRDTMVKPVAYYKDTLSMPLVDSLINAVKEYFSDEHKEALNFLSLVPCSMTVSYMFEILKSKDPLYINDLPEPDNFFTELCCWRVKWKTRVTSIKIPDTIFHTLRLPDIRYFGNVNTLLRIMCVLPSTAMEYGGEARRHKMFQDYLRASSNKERSPSMAMLQVGSNLTRDLDRMVDRCVKITSKTPEARTMDKELKPVVKDEFDMEVNCPPVKIEECKVEDEPAITEQSLAVTDENGHAGEDRQSLEIFFKKATELGRMNCRVPDLSTEDQQALLQNLRNACDWTAGVDHNSSDISLEEVLEMLVRSIRQDILLEIQESPFFSLITDNLYEIAGKKYLPTFIRYVVDGAPKVELIGFLPYDDDNDDVLAESLHAVLAEDWGLQMEYCRAQAFMRFGAEGLSLKNVSSDFLRRYPLAIHTPCSSQGLVFFLAGCLPCASVSKVVNTMEQVLLFFDKSQKLRGELAQVTESLVSRSIEYEAVLSESSCLKWIVTEEIFDLLVDLFEGLLKCLDAVSSNADGSWSNSISLHAGIFSQAMRDPGFVITLVYLKKAFLPMKGFCQVFRSGTSAELISEIARMPSQTALLSNSLDNIDSIHPVWFAEAVQLAVKVSTGHVRFPQESFSFESPERYYCKTLGVPILTSLLGELQFFYSDTHLDALKCLSLIPSCHPDVTEEFDIPIIHHIDLPEPDTLQQDLNNWVGLWKGKSMEGALPASVPNTLLHPEAKSLPNVCTLLKVLAVLPSVRMDTLSSKDGWDLMRARLRAAVGTGNSPDLLMLRMQSNMVRTLEEMIDLYIEVEPEKRTLLRQVKIQLENLKEENGDVLEAMDDGCPPGAEDLEVSLYNKVDQYPEETQGADGSAVEQRGIMTFYGPSVREEILKDLWDSQFFTVITEQVMHVEGHPYVPLCVRYMDKLDNHYEETLALIPSYSDPNVLADVIETTLSEKWGLNMEYCRGQAYLSSGLAGTQMKAASSIISEKYPLALRTACSSVSLNVWLARSSPVLDISRSVATIEKMFSWFIRTPLLQTMLEDAIALKFQQDGEKEQELREKLTGEWHKYHDAPEAVVDLLKAVIHCLAEVIHKKPNETLSLEAQLFYSKVRDFDFVFTIVVLKNLTSLTQNLSQSLLGNPSDVLLAVKRLPAVLDSLNEVKQNIAAHHETWYKEALVLAMQLQIKVLHPVLQGPLSNHYKNVVSIKAIEHVITEITELFSDRVLRALKCLILVPYVMSSEDFICKEGDVTGVYREDLPDADCLASELKMWEERWKSTVVEHLPATTLDSLKVTDIRCYCNIETLLRVLVVFPLLRTQSSFREGRISLQEYMLMRERSFTQLFPL, from the exons atgcAGCCCAAAATGCCCGAGAGCTGTGCCGCAGTGAACTGCACTCCGTGTGCAGAGCAGTCCGGCGTCGCTTTCTTCAGGTTTCCCCAGGACCCAGTGCG ATGTAAGCAGTGGCTGGATAACTGTCGCAGACCAGATCTGGAGCAGAAAACACCCGAGCAGCTGCACAAGCTCTACAAACTGTGCGCCAGACACTTTGAACCCTCCCTGATATGCACAAAT AGCACCCTGAGGACAGTTCTAAGGCAAGATGCTGTTCCCACCATATTTGACTTCACCAGCCACCTGACCAATCCCCAGAACTGCAACAGGAAACGAATAAGAGATGTA GAAGAAGTGTTGATTGTGAAGAAACCAAAAG atGATGGATCTTGTACCCCACCCGAGGAGATGGGAGAGAACAGTGCCGCGTGTGAACTGGAGCATGATGCCTGCAGAGAAGAGGAGCCCTCCTTTTCTAAGGCCAAGGAAACCCTCAAGCTGTATTTTAAGGAAACTCTAGCCTTCACTGGTTTCAGCATTAGGAGTAATGCTAACACTGGAGAGTCCTTGGAAAGTCACGCTGGACTATCTCGCCTGAACTCTGTGTGCGGCGACAAGATCGATCAGAAGGAGGTGCTGCAAGTGGGCGAGGAATGCATGCTCGACGAGATTCGGAACAGTTTGCGGTCTGCGCGCTTCTTCTCTGTTCTCTTGGAAGATGTGGCAAGCATTGACGGCAAAGACCTGATTCCCGTCTTCATTAGGTCTGTCACTGTGGCAGGATTCCCACAGAAGCATTTAATGGGATTCCTGCCCAGCGAGGTGGACGCAGAGACCTTGGCTTACATGCTGCTCTCTGCTGTAAGAAATAAGTGGGGACTGCGAATGGAACATTGCAGAGGACTGACCTATCTAACCAGTGGGTGCATCAGCCAGAAAATGAAGGATGTAGCCAGCAGGATACTCCGAGACTTCCCACAGGTTGTGCTCACGCCTAGCGACCCGTACGCCTTCAATGTCTGGCTGATCCGATGCATGCCCATTGAGTCCATCCAAAAAGTGGTGAACACCGTGGAAGAAGTTGCTGCTCTTCTCAGAACGTCTTCAGTTCTTCAGAAGAAACTAGATGAAGAGATCGTCAGGGTGTACGGGCACGTCAAGGGTGAGGTGGATAGGATCCGTGAGGCCCGCCAGGTTCATTGGGAGTATGGTGCCGATGCCTTTCAGACAATGTTGGACCTATTGGAGCCTTTTATTAGGTGCGTAACGAGGGAGGTGAATGACAAGGAGGACATGGAAAACGCAGAACGCATAGTCAAGCTGAAGCTAGTGCTGAACGATTTCAACTTCATCATTACACTCGTAGTTTTAAAGAACACTCTTTGCTGTGTGAGCATCCTCAACCCGAGCCTTAAAGGAACCATCAGCATCAGCAGCACCTTGCAGTTTACCATCTCGAATGCCTTAAAGCTGCTCAGCAAACAGATGCAGGAGATCGCGATTTGTCATCGGAAGTGGTTCACGGAGGCCTGCACCAGGGCAAAGAAACTGGGCGTCGAAGTGACGTTGCCAGAAAACTCTGAGAAGCCCCCGGAAGGAGAAGAGCAAAAGCTTCAGACCTCATTGGAAGACTTCTATCGGGCTGAGGTGAGCACTCAGATCCTGCAGTACCTCATCCAGGAGGTGAAGCAGGTGTTCAGTTCAGAAATGGTGAGGATCCTCAGGTGGTTGACTCTAGTGCCTTCTTATATGGCAGACCACAATTTCAGTATCCGCAGGGACAAGGTGGCCGATGCCAACCTGAACAACCTGGCCAGACCAGACTCGTTTTACGACGAGCTCGGCTGCTGGGAGGTGAAATGGAAACATGCCAGCAAGCGCAGGATTCTACCCACCACGGTTTTTGGGACCTTGAAAATTCCCGACATAGAGTTCTACCCCAATGTCCAGAGCCTGCTGAAGGTCCTGGGAACCATCCCCTGTGTGAACGTGGAAGCAGATGTGTACGGGCAGTATGATATGGTTCTAGAGCGTTACCACTCCTACCTGAGAGCCACGCTGCCCCAGGAGAGACACTCCAACATGACCTTCGTCTTCGTCAATCAGGACGTGCACTTCAGTGTGGAGGACATGGTTGATGTGTATGTGGAGAAGCACCCGGGCATATTGAAGCTTTTGCACACG GAAGAAGAGCCAGCAGAGCCCCAGTTGACAG TTGCTGAGGATAATGAGAAATGTGTCCTAAAGGAAGAAGTAGATGAACCAGAAATAATGGCAGTTGTGGTGCAAGGGGAGAGCACAGAGCTTTCCGGAAGTGCAGAGGAAGACCAAGAAACTCTGAAATCTGCCCTGAAATCTGTAGTGAAGATGGTATGTGGCAGCCAAAGCACGCAAGGCTCAGAAGTTGGTGCAGAACCCGAAAAGGAGGAAGTGTTAAATTGTGTGCCCAAATCACAGATGAAGGAAATCCTTGCTGCTTGTGAAGATGTCATGAGGGAAGGGATCCTTATGGAAGTAGGAAATTCCTACTTCTCCCTTTTCATCGACCGGGTGGTAACATTTGGGGAGAAGGATTACCTGCCGCTTTTCCTAAGGTTTGTTGATAATTTTGATATTATGAGGTTGGAGCTGATGTGCTTTGTAGATGCTGATTTGGACTCTGGCACCCTGTTTGATCGCTTGTATTCGACCATTGTTGACAAATGGCGTCTTGACTGGACTTACTGCCGAGGCCAGGCCTACCTTGGTTCTGGTAAAGTTGCCTGGAAGCTGAAGGCCTTTGCATCCAAAATCCTGGAAACCTACCCGCTCGCCATCTGCACGCACTGCTCCTGCTACTCTTTTAACATATGGTGGTCAAAATCCATACCTGTTCCTGCCATCTGTAGAGCACTGGACACAGTGGAGgaaatcattttgtttttcagcagtTCCCCCATACTGGAAAAACAGCTGGATCAGGTCATTGCTCTAGGTCTCAGGGAAAGCTATGAAAAAGTCCAAGAGTTACAGGGGACATTTTGTGCGCAGTGGCTGGAGAAACATGACACCTATGAAGTGTTGGTGCAGATGCTGGAGGCCCTAGTTGAGTgtttagaaaaaataagaattgACAAACAACAGAGGTGGAAAAGCACAGTCTCCGAACAAGCTGGGAGACTGTTAGGGACAATTAGAGACTTTGATTTCATTGTTTCAATGGTTGCTCTGAAGAACGTCTCCTCTTTCACCAAAGAGTTAAGTGCTGGCCTCCAGAAAGACCATTTTACAGCTGCCACTCAGCTCTGTCAGATCAATGGGATCTTGTCCACCTTGAACAGGGTGAAAACCGCCATAAAGGTGTTCCATCAGAACTGGTTTGATGAGGCTTGCACACTGGCATTAAGCCTATCTGTTCAAATCAAAGTGCCTGAAGGTGCCAGTGTGTCCAGGGATACCATGGTAAAACCAGTTGCTTACTACAAAGACACACTGAGCATGCCTCTTGTGGACAGCCTCATTAATGCTGTCAAGGAATATTTTTCTGATGAACACAAGGAGGCCTTGAACTTCCTGTCTTTGGTCCCTTGCTCAATGACTGTAAGTTACATGTTTGAAATTCTGAAGTCTAAGGATCCCCTTTACATCAATGATTTGCCGGAGCCAGATAACTTTTTCACAGAGCTCTGCTGCTGGAGGGTGAAGTGGAAAACTAGAGTCACGTCCATTAAAATCCCAGACACCATTTTCCACACGCTGCGCTTACCTGACATCCGGTACTTTGGGAATGTTAACACTCTGCTGAGGATAATGTGTGTGTTGCCGAGCACCGCCATGGAGTATGGTGGTGAAGCGAGACGTCACAAGATGTTCCAGGATTACTTGAGAGCTTCTTCAAATAAAGAAAGATCCCCCAGCATGGCGATGCTGCAGGTCGGCAGCAACCTGACTAGAGATCTGGATCGGATGGTCGACCGCTGTGTAAAGATTACTTCCAAGACTCCAGAGGCTCGCACTATG gaTAAAGAACTGAAACCTGTGGTGAAAGATGAGTTTGACATGGAGG TAAACTGCCCTCCAGTGAAAATAGAGGAATGCAAAGTAGAGGATGAGCCTGCAATAACAGAGCAGTCCCTGGCAGTCACTGATGAGAATGGACATGCAGGGGAGGACAGGCAGAGTCTGGAAATTTTCTTCAAAAAAGCCACTGAGCTAGGAAGGATGAACTGCAGAGTTCCAGACCTCTCCACTGAGGACCAGCAGGCCCTCCTCCAAAATCTCAGGAATGCATGTGACTGGACAGCAGGAGTTGACCATAATTCCTCTGACATAAGTCTTGAAGAGGTCCTGGAGATGTTAGTAAGATCCATCAGGCAGGACATCCTCTTGGAGATTCAAGAATcccctttcttttctttgatTACAGATAACTTGTATGAAATTGCAGGTAAGAAGTACCTGCCCACATTCATCAGATATGTTGTTGATGGCGCTCCGAAGGTGGAGCTGATTGGCTTTCTTCCCTATGATGATGACAATGATGATGTCCTAGCAGAGAGTTTGCATGCTGTCCTTGCAGAGGACTGGGGACTGCAAATGGAATATTGTCGTGCACAAGCATTCATGAGGTTTGGAGCTGAAGGCCTATCTCTCAAAAACGTGTCCTCTGATTTCCTCAGGCGGTATCCCCTGGCAATCCACACTCCCTGCTCTTCCCAAGGCCTAGTATTTTTCCTTGCTGGGTGTCTGCCTTGTGCTTCTGTCAGCAAAGTGGTGAACACAATGGAGCAGGTGTTACTGTTTTTCGATAAATCCCAGAAACTGAGGGGGGAGCTGGCACAGGTTACTGAAAGCCTAGTGAGCAGATCGATAGAATATGAGGCAGTATTGTCCGAATCCAGCTGCTTGAAGTGGATCGTGACTGAAGAGATTTTTGATCTCCTGGTCGATCTGTTTGAAGGGCTTTTGAAGTGTTTAGATGCAGTGAGCAGTAAtgctgatggctcctggagcaACAGTATATCATTGCATGCTGGCATATTTTCACAGGCTATGAGAGACCCTGGCTTTGTGATTACTCTTGTGTATCTAAAGAAGGCTTTTCTTCCGATGAAAGGCTTCTGCCAGGTTTTCAGGAGTGGAACATCTGCTGAGCTCATCAGTGAGATTGCGAGGATGCCTTCACAAACTGCTTTGCTCAGTAACTCGCTGGACAACATTGACTCGATCCATCCTGTTTGGTTTGCGGAAGCTGTTCAGCTGGCAGTGAAGGTGAGCACTGGGCACGTCCGCTTCCCACAGGAGTCCTTCAGCTTTGAATCACCAGAACGTTACTACTGCAAGACGTTAGGCGTTCCTATTCTGACCTCTCTCCTGGGTGAACTCCAGTTCTTTTACTCAGACACTCATTTGGATGCTCTGAAATGCTTGTCTCTGATCCCATCCTGCCATCCAGATGTCACAGAAGAATTCGATATCCCTATTATCCATCACATCGATCTCCCAGAGCCAGACACACTTCAGCAGGATCTTAACAATTGGGTGGGTCTTTGGAAAGGGAAATCCATGGAGGGCGCACTGCCTGCTTCGGTTCCCAACACACTCCTCCACCCCGAGGCCAAGAGCCTTCCCAATGTGTGCACTCTGCTGAAGGTGTTGGCTGTGTTGCCGAGTGTAAGAATGGATACTCTGTCCAGCAAAGATGGCTGGGATTTGATGAGGGCTCGGCTGAGGGCAGCTGTGGGCACCGGCAACAGTCCAGACCTGCTCATGCTTCGTATGCAGTCCAATATGGTTAGAACTCTGGAGGAGATGATCGACCTGTACATCGAAGTGGAACCAGAGAAGCGGACGCTGCTGAGACAG GTGAAAATACAACTGGAAAACCTGAAGGAGGAAAATG GTGATGTTTTGGAGGCCATGGACGATGGATGCCCACCAGGGGCTGAGGATTTAGAAGTGTCCTTATATAACAAGGTTGATCAGTATCCAGAAGAGACGCAGGGGGCTGACGGTAGCGCTGTGGAGCAGAGAGGGATTATGACTTTCTATGGCCCCTCTGTGAGAGAAGAAATCCTGAAGGACCTCTGGGATTCCCAGTTCTTTACGGTCATTACGGAGCAGGTGATGCATGTTGAAGGACATCCCTACGTTCCTCTGTGTGTTCGGTACATGGATAAACTGGACAATCACTATGAGGAGACCCTAGCTCTGATCCCTAGCTACAGTGACCCTAATGTTCTTGCTGATGTCATAGAGACCACTCTATCTGAGAAGTGGGGTCTCAATATGGAGTACTGCAGAGGCCAAGCCTACCTGAGCAGTGGCCTTGCTGGCACCCAGATGAAGGCAGCCTCCTCCATCATTTCAGAAAAGTACCCTCTGGCCTTGCGCACCGCCTGCTCCTCGGTCTCCTTGAATGTCTGGCTGGCCAGATCGTCTCCTGTACTGGACATCTCTCGCAGTGTGGCCACCATAGAGAAGATGTTCTCCTGGTTCATACGCACCCCACTGCTGCAGACCATGTTGGAAGATGCCATTGCTCTGAAGTTCCAGCAGGATGGGGAGAAGGAGCAGGAGCTGAGGGAGAAACTAACGGGAGAGTGGCACAAGTATCACGATGCACCCGAGGCTGTGGTGGATCTTCTCAAAGCGGTCATCCACTGTTTAGCGGAGGTCATCCATAAAAAACCCAATGAAACGCTGAGCCTTGAGGCCCAGCTCTTTTACAGCAAGGTCCGTGATTTTGACTTTGTGTTTACAATCGTAGTACTCAAAAACCTCACGTCTCTTACTCAAAACCTCAGCCAGAGCCTTCTAGGGAATCCCTCTGATGTTTTGTTAGCTGTGAAGCGTTTGCCCGCTGTCTTGGATTCCTtgaatgaagtgaaacagaataTTGCTGCCCACCATGAGACCTGGTACAAAGAGGCTTTGGTGTTGGCTATGCAGTTGCAGATCAAAGTGCTTCATCCTGTGCTACAAGGACCGCTAAGCAACCACTACAAAAATGTTGTGAGCATCAAGGCCATAGAGCATGTCATTACCGAAATCACAGAGCTCTTCTCGGACAGAGTCCTCCGTGCCCTGAAGTGTCTGATACTTGTGCCTTACGTCATGTCCAGTGAAGACTTCATTTGCAAGGAGGGAGACGTCACCGGCGTATACAGAGAAGACCTGCCCGACGCCGACTGTCTAGCCAGTGAACTGAAGATGTGGGAGGAAAGGTGGAAGTCCACGGTGGTCGAGCATCTGCCAGCCACCACCCTGGACTCCCTGAAGGTGACTGATATAAGATGCTATTGCAATATTGAAACCCTGCTGAGAGTCCTGGTTGTCTTCCCACTCCTCAGAACACAGAGCAGCTTCAGGGAGGGCCGAATAAGCCTCCAGGAGTACATGCTGATGAGGGAGAGATCTTTCACACAGCTCTTCCCTCTTTAA
- the thap12a gene encoding THAP domain containing 12a: MPNFCAAPNCTRKSTQSDLAFFRFPRDPARCRLWVENCRRADLEDKTSDQLNKHYRLCAKHFEASMICKSSPYRTVLKDSAVPTIFDLTSHLNNPHSRHRKRIKELTEEELRKMKERRLEASVEQVETNKENEPAEGPDSNDNNDDTPPLTQEEKEVRDYLKSLFEIIVVIGKQNIPLNGHTQEEEQSESFTPTNFQALLEYRINAGDEVLRKRFEMDAVNVEYCPSLQQKQMLEVCESCIREELLQEIRECRFFSLVTDNVVEISGDYHLPLFLRFVDQSNCLREEFIGFLPCEGDEEALTERLLSEITGKWGLNMEHCRGQAHVSCGVFASKMKSVASKLMEKYPMAVYTPCSTCALNIFLANSLPFTGVQVVMSTLKKIDAFFNKSPLLKAELEHAISIFYQSNQEKASELKEVCRSSWTERHDAFELAVYLLESLLLCMDSIHDNEDLKWNDQITFEAYMISETLADFEFVVTLVVLKNALSFTRAFGKNLQGQTLDVFFAASSLTAVLHSLNEVMDNIEVYHEFWFEEAINLAATMEIPVKVPRLYLRKQRAEYGLEVQPESYFKEFLSIPVVAQVIQELKDVFSENHLKALKCLSLVPSVMGQLKFNTSEENNADIYRNDLPNPDTLPAELHCWRIKWKHRSKEISLPSTIYDTLQLSEVKFFPNVYSFLKVLCTLPVLKLENSKYGIARKRLQAYLTDTPVNHRSKSLALLNINYDVKHDLDFMVDTYIKLYPEKEEE; encoded by the exons ATGCCGAATTTTTGCGCCGCCCCGAATTGCACCAGGAAAAGCACTCAGTCAGACCTGGCTTTCTTCAGATTTCCCCGGGACCCGGCAAG ATGCAGACTCTGGGTGGAAAACTGCCGGCGAGCAGATCTGGAAGACAAAACATCAGACCAGCTGAATAAACACTACAGACTGTGTGCCAAACACTTTGAGGCTTCAATGATATGTAAAAGT AGTCCTTACAGAACGGTGCTGAAAGACAGTGCAGTGCCAACAATATTTGACTTAACAAGTCACCTCAATAACCCACACAGCCGACACCGCAAGCGAATAAAAGAGTTG actgaagaagaATTGAGAAAGATGAAAGAAAGGAGAC tcgaagcttcagttgaacaagtggaaacaaacaaagaaaacgaGCCGGCCGAGGGCCCCGACAGTAACGACAACAATGACGATACACCACCACTCACCCAAGAGGAGAAGGAAGTCAGAGATTATCTAAAATCTTTATTCGAAATCATAGTTGTGATCGGCAAGCAGAACATACCCTTGAACGGACACACACAAGAAGAGGAACAGAGCGAGTCTTTCACCCCCACCAATTTCCAGGCCTTGCTGGAGTACCGGATTAATGCGGGGGACGAGGTTCTGCGCAAGAGGTTTGAGATGGACGCTGTGAACGTTGAGTATTGCCCCTCTCTGCAGCAGAAGCAAATGCTCGAGGTCTGCGAGAGCTGCATCCGTgaggagctgctgcaggagaTCAGGGAATGCCGCTTCTTCTCGCTGGTCACGGACAATGTGGTGGAAATCAGCGGGGACTACCACCTCCCCTTGTTCTTGCGCTTCGTGGACCAGTCCAACTGCCTGCGGGAGGAGTTCATTGGGTTCCTGCCCTGTGAGGGAGACGAGGAAGCCCTGACTGAAAGACTCCTGTCTGAAATTACTGGGAAATGGGGCTTGAACATGGAGCACTGCCGAGGCCAAGCCCACGTCAGCTGTGGAGTGTTTGCAAGCAAGATGAAATCGGTGGCTTCCAAGCTGATGGAAAAGTATCCCATGGCAGTTTATACTCCTTGCTCCACTTGTGCTCTGaacatttttcttgcaaattcgTTGCCCTTTACTGGGGTGCAGGTGGTGATGTCCACTTTGAAAAAGATTGACGCCTTCTTCAATAAATCACCTCTACTAAAGGCTGAACTTGAGCATGCCATTTCGATCTTCTACCAGAGCAATCAGGAAAAGGCCAGTGAACTTAAAGAGGTTTGCCGCAGCAGCTGGACAGAGAGACACGATGCTTTCGAGTTAGCAGTGTACCTCTTAGAGTCGCTCCTCTTATGCATGGATAGCATTCACGATAATGAAGATTTGAAGTGGAATGATCAAATTACCTTTGAAGCGTACATGATTTCTGAGACATTAGCAGACTTTGAGTTTGTAGTCACCCTTGTGGTCTTGAAAAATGCGCTGTCCTTCACTAGGGCCTTTGGGAAGAACCTGCAAGGGCAGACCCTGGATGTGTTTTTCGCTGCCAGCAGTTTAACTGCAGTCTTGCACTCCCTCAATGAGGTCATGGATAACATCGAGGTGTACCACGAGTTCTGGTTTGAGGAGGCCATCAATTTGGCCGCTACGATGGAAATCCCAGTGAAGGTGCCCCGATTGTACCTCAGGAAGCAACGAGCAGAATACGGCTTAGAAGTTCAGCCTGAAAGTTATTTTAAAGAGTTCCTAAGCATTCCAGTTGTGGCACAAGTTATACAAGAACTCAAGGATGTATTTTCAGAAAACCATTTGAAAGCTCTAAAATGCCTGTCGCTTGTGCCGTCTGTAATGGGGCAACTGAAGTTCAACACATCGGAGGAAAACAATGCAGACATCTACAGGAACGACCTTCCAAATCCAGACACGCTTCCTGCCGAACTCCACTGCTGGAGAATTAAGTGGAAACACAGAAGTAAGGAGATCAGTCTGCCTTCCACCATCTATGACACCCTGCAGCTGTCAGAAGTGAAGTTCTTCCCCAACGTGTACTCCTTCCTCAAAGTGCTGTGCACCCTGCCGGTGTTAAAGCTGGAGAACTCCAAGTACGGAATCGCACGGAAGCGCCTGCAGGCCTACCTTACTGACACGCCTGTCAACCACCGGTCCAAGAGCCTGGCCCTGCTCAACATCAACTATGATGTTAAGCATGATTTAGACTTCATGGTTGATACCTATATTAAACTTTACCCAGAAAAGGAGGAAGAGTGA